Proteins encoded in a region of the Anopheles aquasalis chromosome 2, idAnoAquaMG_Q_19, whole genome shotgun sequence genome:
- the LOC126569376 gene encoding mitochondrial import inner membrane translocase subunit TIM44, producing MHRLSAAGRAVALGNSYLPPVAWTLCPLRAYSAGGRRPGFFSQVIDNIKQEMEKNKEMKENLKKFREEAQRLEQSDALQAARKKFNTVESEASKSSEVLKDNLDKIKGRVTEALDEAARTDIGRKAGQLGEELSRTARGVGETLAEKGQVLGQSGAFRGISETAKVVREEIDRQGIEARVYRSPVKLRKRVEIANDPSLRTVEANEDATGVELHKDSKLYQSWEDFKNNNQYVNKVLTWKMKYDESENPMIRASRLLTDKVSDIMGNLLQKTELSETLTEICKIDPNFEQKQFLRDCENDIIPNVLEAIIRGELDVLRDWTFESTYNIIATPIKQAIAAGYRLDSKILDIENVDLAMGKVMEQGPVLIVTFQTQQVMCVRDRHGAVVEGDPEKVMRCHYVWVLCRDPNELNPRSAWRLMEMSANSTEQFV from the exons ATG CATCGATTATCGGCTGCCGGCAGAGCGGTAGCGCTCGGAAACTCGTACCTCCCACCCGTGGCATGGACGTTATGTCCGTTG CGAGCGTATTCGGCGGGTGGACGACGACCCGGCTTCTTTTCGCAGGTGATCGACAACATTAAGCAGGAGATGGAGAAGAACAAGGAGATGAAGGAGAATCTGAAAAAGTTCCGTGAAGAAGCGCAACGACTGGAACAATCCGATGCGCTCCAGGCAGCTCGCAAAAAGTTCAACACCGTCGAATCGGAGGCGTCCAAGAGCAGCGAGGTGCTGAAGGACAATCTGGACAAGATAAAGGGTCGCGTGACGGAAGCGCTGGATGAGGCGGCCCGGACGGATATTGGCCGAAAGGCGGGCCAGCTCGGCGAGGAGCTAAGCCGTACGGCTCGAGGAGTTGGAGAAACGCTGGCCGAAAAGGGTCAGGTTCTGGGCCAGAGTGGCGCCTTCCGAGGGATCAGCGAGACGGCGAAAGTTGTGCGCGAGGAAATCGATCGGCAAGGTATAGAGGCGCGTGTGTACCGCAGCCCCGTGAAGCTGCGCAAAAGGGTCGAGATAGCTAACGACCCATCGTTACGAACGGTGGAAGCCAACGAGGACGCCACGGGAGTCGAGTTGCACAAGGACAGCAAACTGTACCAGTCGTGGGAAGATttcaaaaacaacaatcagtACGTGAACAAGGTACTGACGTGGAAGATGAAGTACGACGAGTCGGAAAACCCGATGATCCGGGCGTCCCGGTTACTGACCGATAAGGTGAGCGACATCATGGGTAACCTGCTCCAGAAGACCGAACTGTCGGAAACGTTAACGGAAATCTGCAAGATCGATCCGAACTTTGAGCAGAAACAGTTTCTGCGCGACTGCGAAAACGACATCATCCCGAACGTGCTGGAAGCGATCATACGAGGGGAGCTGGATGTGTTGCGCGATTGGACTTTCGAGAGCACCTACAACATCATCGCCACCCCCATTAAACAAGCGATTGCGGCCGGCTATCGGCTCGACTCGAAGATACTCGATATCGAAAATGTAGATCTGGCGATGGGCAAAGTGATGGAGCAAGGCCCGGTGTTGATCGTGACGTTTCAAACGCAGCAGGTGATGTGCGTACGGGACCGGCACGGTGCGGTAGTGGAAGGTGACCCGGAGAAAGTTATGCGCTGCCATTACGTGTGGGTTCTTTGTCGCGATCCAAACGAACTGAATCCACGGTCCGCCTGGAGGCTCATGGAAATGTCCGCCAACAGCACGGAACAGTTCGTGTAG